A genomic stretch from Empedobacter stercoris includes:
- a CDS encoding tRNA1(Val) (adenine(37)-N6)-methyltransferase — protein sequence MNRKPFRFKQFDIFQDKTAMKVGTDGVLLGAWSTLETGENILDIGTGTGLISLMLAQRFPHATIDAIEIDINAFIQAKENFELATFSERLTVFNASLQAYSTDQKYDLIVSNPPFFIVNDTVDFDARKQARQQETLTFEELIKKTTELLQQDGLASFIIPYDQMGAFCKIASQNNLKRSKTVYVKGNATTATKRVLLEFSFHDKKCLENELIIEVERHQYTEDYINLTKEFYLKM from the coding sequence ATGAATAGAAAACCTTTTCGTTTTAAACAATTCGATATTTTTCAAGATAAAACGGCAATGAAAGTTGGCACAGATGGTGTTTTGCTTGGCGCTTGGTCAACTTTAGAAACGGGCGAAAATATATTAGATATTGGCACTGGAACAGGATTAATTTCCTTGATGTTAGCCCAACGTTTTCCACATGCAACAATTGATGCTATCGAAATTGATATAAATGCTTTTATACAAGCAAAAGAAAATTTTGAACTTGCAACTTTTTCTGAGCGATTAACGGTTTTTAATGCATCACTTCAAGCGTATTCTACAGATCAAAAATATGACTTGATCGTAAGCAATCCACCATTTTTCATAGTAAATGACACGGTTGATTTTGATGCGCGAAAACAAGCGCGACAACAAGAAACCTTAACATTTGAAGAGCTAATCAAAAAAACGACTGAATTGCTTCAACAAGACGGTTTAGCGAGTTTTATTATACCTTACGATCAAATGGGTGCTTTTTGTAAAATTGCTTCGCAAAACAACTTAAAACGATCAAAAACAGTCTATGTAAAAGGAAATGCAACTACTGCAACCAAACGTGTTTTATTAGAATTTAGTTTTCATGACAAGAAATGCCTTGAAAATGAGTTAATCATCGAAGTCGAACGTCATCAATATACCGAAGATTACATTAATTTAACAAAAGAATTTTATTTGAAAATGTAA
- a CDS encoding sensor histidine kinase, translated as MIRRKNNLSLPIRIIIYMVTILLFTAGAILLITANHFNDQTKQYHEDILKRKVRAVEAAIDYEMDNYPGIATKDNIHNLLEDGFLRIGDINKTDIVVYDLRGNKILTTQPVSTTYDVLPQKILDKLKDSNDFIVTNKDSHDESDIYSSYSNIKNYYNENIAILCLPYQSNQDFLQQDMFTLIGSYGLAFGVILLFGTLAVYFVTKRTLNKLWSFADRIRETEVIVNNMPIRYDGNDEIKVLVDSYNDMLFRLKEQSDLLAKQEREEAWRDFARQVAHEVKNPLTPMRLMIQNHMRRFDINDPDLEEKTMRTGNILLQQIDTISGIAEAFSDFAKMPSRKDEKIDVVEVIKNTLYVFPMEFIEFNYSPNIIMMRFDKQYLNRIITNITKNAFQSIPQSRTAKVKVDVAFVKDFLHITIQDNGNGIPVESQDSIFVPKFTTKNSGMGIGLPMVKKIIDDYDGTIRFETEISVGTTFYILIPYNE; from the coding sequence ATGATTAGAAGAAAAAATAACTTATCGCTACCTATTCGTATTATCATTTACATGGTAACGATTTTGTTATTTACAGCAGGCGCAATTTTATTGATTACTGCTAATCATTTCAATGATCAAACCAAACAATATCACGAAGATATTCTTAAAAGAAAGGTAAGAGCAGTAGAAGCTGCGATAGATTATGAGATGGATAATTACCCTGGAATTGCAACCAAGGATAATATTCATAACCTATTAGAAGATGGTTTTCTTCGCATTGGAGATATCAACAAAACAGATATTGTGGTTTACGATTTGCGTGGAAATAAAATCCTTACAACTCAACCTGTATCGACAACTTATGATGTTTTACCACAAAAGATACTCGATAAACTCAAAGATTCAAATGATTTTATTGTAACGAATAAAGATTCTCATGACGAGAGTGATATCTATTCGTCGTATAGTAATATCAAGAATTATTACAACGAAAACATTGCCATTCTTTGTTTACCTTACCAATCCAACCAAGATTTTTTACAGCAAGACATGTTTACCTTAATTGGTAGTTATGGATTAGCTTTTGGTGTAATTCTTTTATTCGGAACTTTAGCCGTCTATTTTGTAACTAAACGTACATTGAATAAACTTTGGTCGTTTGCAGATCGTATTCGAGAAACAGAAGTAATTGTCAACAATATGCCGATTCGTTACGATGGAAATGACGAGATCAAAGTCTTGGTCGATTCCTATAACGATATGCTATTTCGATTAAAAGAACAATCCGATTTATTGGCCAAACAAGAACGTGAAGAAGCGTGGAGAGATTTTGCCAGACAAGTAGCTCATGAGGTCAAAAATCCATTAACTCCAATGCGATTAATGATTCAAAATCACATGAGAAGATTTGATATCAATGATCCTGATCTCGAAGAGAAAACAATGCGCACAGGGAATATTTTATTGCAACAAATTGATACAATTTCTGGTATTGCAGAGGCTTTTTCAGATTTTGCAAAAATGCCATCGCGTAAAGATGAAAAAATTGATGTTGTAGAAGTCATAAAAAATACACTTTATGTATTTCCAATGGAGTTTATCGAGTTTAATTATTCTCCAAATATCATCATGATGCGTTTTGATAAACAATATTTGAACAGAATTATTACCAATATTACAAAGAATGCATTTCAATCTATTCCACAATCTCGTACTGCAAAAGTGAAAGTGGATGTCGCTTTTGTAAAAGATTTTCTTCATATTACCATACAAGATAATGGAAATGGAATTCCAGTAGAATCACAAGATTCTATATTTGTTCCAAAATTTACAACAAAAAACAGTGGAATGGGAATAGGTTTGCCAATGGTGAAAAAAATTATTGACGATTACGATGGAACCATTCGTTTCGAAACCGAAATTTCTGTTGGCACAACATTCTACATATTGATTCCATATAATGAATAG
- a CDS encoding riboflavin synthase: MFTGIVEGVGKLVKAEKDQSNLHLWIEADFCDELKIDQSVAHNGVCLTVVDFKDGLYKVTAIEETLQKTNFNTLKEGDFINLERCLQFNGRIDGHIVQGHVDQTGNVVSIENQNGSFFVTVAYDEASSGNVTVEKGSICLNGISLTVVDSKVGQFSVAIIPYTWEFTNLNQVKVGDTLNLEFDILGKYVKRLFQK, encoded by the coding sequence ATGTTTACAGGAATCGTTGAAGGAGTTGGAAAGCTTGTAAAAGCAGAGAAAGATCAATCTAATTTACATTTATGGATTGAAGCTGATTTTTGTGATGAACTAAAAATAGATCAAAGTGTAGCACACAATGGAGTTTGTTTAACAGTTGTTGATTTTAAAGATGGTCTTTACAAAGTCACAGCTATAGAGGAAACACTACAAAAAACAAACTTTAACACCTTAAAAGAAGGCGATTTTATCAATTTAGAACGATGTTTGCAATTCAATGGTCGCATAGACGGTCATATTGTTCAAGGACATGTAGATCAAACAGGAAATGTAGTTTCTATTGAAAACCAAAACGGAAGTTTTTTTGTTACCGTAGCCTATGACGAAGCATCGTCTGGAAATGTAACTGTAGAAAAAGGTTCGATCTGTCTAAATGGAATTAGTTTAACCGTTGTAGATAGTAAAGTTGGTCAATTTTCGGTAGCAATTATTCCGTACACTTGGGAATTTACAAATCTCAATCAAGTGAAAGTTGGAGATACCTTAAATTTAGAATTTGATATCTTAGGAAAATACGTCAAAAGATTATTTCAAAAATAA
- the glmS gene encoding glutamine--fructose-6-phosphate transaminase (isomerizing), whose amino-acid sequence MCGIVGYIGHREAYPIIINGLRRLEYRGYDSAGLVLSTGTDFELVKTKGKVSDLEEKSSNLDKTPHLGIGHTRWATHGVPNDVNSHPHMSNSGRLVLVHNGIIENYESIKKLLIEKGYVFHSDTDTEVLVNFIQLFQEEQNLNLTDAVRLALNEVIGAYAIAVLDKEEPNTIVVGRLGSPLAIGIGENEFFVASDASPFIEFTKDAVYLEDGDMATITLDKAVDVRTIKNNEAVSLDVQELKLNIEAIEKGGYEHFMLKEINEQPRSIRDTMRGRLLVDEGVIKMAGIWDHQEKFLNAKRIIIVACGTSYHAGLVAEYMIEDFARIPVEVEYASEFRYRNPIINKHDVVIAISQSGETADTLAALKLAKENGAFIFGINNVVGSSIARITDAGAYTHAGPEIGVASTKAFTAQLTVLALIALKLGKHNGELSAEKFNLLTRELERIPELVQQILDNCEGVIDKIAEKYKDNRNAIYLGRGYNFPSALEGALKLKEISYIHAEGYPAAEMKHGPIALLDENMPVIVIATKKGYYEKVVSNIQEIKSRSAKVIAIVNEGDEQVTAMADDYVVIPETAEEFSPILTAIPLQLLSYWIAVKLGKNVDQPRNLAKSVTVE is encoded by the coding sequence ATGTGTGGAATTGTAGGATATATTGGTCATCGCGAAGCGTATCCAATTATTATAAATGGATTGAGAAGATTAGAGTATCGTGGTTACGATAGTGCTGGCTTAGTCCTTTCTACTGGTACTGATTTTGAATTAGTAAAAACAAAAGGAAAAGTTTCTGATTTAGAAGAAAAATCATCAAATTTAGATAAAACACCTCATTTAGGAATTGGTCATACACGTTGGGCTACACATGGTGTTCCAAACGATGTAAACTCGCATCCGCATATGTCAAACAGTGGACGTTTGGTTTTAGTTCATAATGGAATTATTGAAAACTATGAATCAATCAAAAAATTGTTAATCGAAAAAGGTTATGTTTTTCACAGTGATACAGATACAGAAGTTTTAGTAAACTTTATTCAATTATTTCAAGAAGAACAAAATCTAAATTTAACAGATGCTGTTCGTTTAGCGCTTAATGAAGTGATTGGAGCTTATGCTATAGCAGTTTTAGACAAAGAAGAACCAAATACAATTGTTGTTGGACGTTTAGGATCTCCATTAGCAATCGGAATTGGTGAAAACGAATTCTTTGTAGCTTCTGACGCTTCTCCGTTTATCGAATTTACGAAAGATGCTGTTTATTTAGAAGACGGAGACATGGCAACAATTACTTTAGACAAAGCAGTTGATGTACGTACAATCAAAAATAATGAAGCGGTATCTTTAGATGTTCAAGAATTAAAATTAAATATCGAAGCAATCGAAAAAGGAGGGTACGAACATTTCATGTTAAAAGAAATCAACGAACAACCTCGTTCTATTCGTGATACAATGCGTGGACGTTTATTGGTTGACGAAGGTGTCATCAAAATGGCAGGTATTTGGGATCATCAAGAGAAATTCTTAAATGCCAAACGTATCATTATTGTAGCTTGTGGAACGTCTTACCATGCAGGATTAGTAGCAGAATACATGATCGAAGATTTCGCTCGCATTCCTGTAGAAGTAGAATATGCATCAGAATTCCGTTACCGTAATCCAATCATCAACAAACATGATGTGGTAATTGCAATCTCTCAATCAGGAGAAACGGCAGATACATTAGCAGCGCTTAAATTAGCAAAAGAAAATGGTGCCTTTATCTTCGGAATTAACAATGTTGTAGGTTCATCTATCGCTCGTATTACAGATGCTGGGGCTTATACACACGCAGGTCCTGAGATTGGTGTTGCTTCAACAAAAGCTTTTACAGCTCAGTTAACAGTTTTAGCATTGATTGCATTAAAATTAGGAAAACACAATGGTGAATTATCAGCAGAGAAATTCAACTTGTTAACACGCGAATTAGAGCGTATTCCAGAATTAGTGCAACAAATTTTAGATAATTGCGAAGGCGTTATCGATAAAATTGCCGAAAAATATAAAGACAATAGAAATGCAATTTATTTAGGTCGTGGGTATAACTTCCCATCAGCCTTAGAAGGTGCATTAAAATTAAAAGAAATTTCTTACATCCACGCAGAAGGGTATCCTGCAGCAGAAATGAAGCACGGACCAATCGCATTGTTGGATGAAAATATGCCAGTTATTGTTATTGCAACGAAAAAAGGATATTACGAAAAAGTAGTTTCTAACATTCAAGAAATTAAATCTCGTAGTGCAAAAGTAATTGCGATTGTAAACGAAGGCGATGAACAAGTTACTGCAATGGCAGATGATTATGTTGTAATCCCAGAAACGGCAGAAGAGTTTTCTCCAATTTTAACAGCTATTCCATTACAATTATTATCTTATTGGATTGCTGTAAAATTAGGTAAAAATGTAGATCAGCCTCGTAACTTGGCAAAATCAGTTACAGTTGAGTAA
- a CDS encoding DUF4270 domain-containing protein: MKKFLNVLSVSVAMMIGMGTMVSCENETLELDNNVIGGEADGNVKSLDVLAFNASFDTIRSDRFVLQNGAFGVYNEPIFGSTASKFYTQFRPTSIGDQDFGTEPKVDSVNLIIPVYYNSTKDPISKDTINLSKPGEKPEDTDTIQITTKYAVDSLYGKKDLEMTLKIKDINTVLYRDSKYFSKLDGSESPIDANSRVIGTAKIGKTVVSKVVKQKTGTTNISEEAVGYKVSLDKDYFDEKIIKNAKTGLLSDYATFIRENIKGLEFSVEETDGFIINFNPNKMDLKMYYSYKNPTPKKDTDKEYKERLDATYDFDFSNQWNSGTANNSNVIASQIVNNIAGSTYSTVQPDSIKGDARLFLSGMSGNYAKLKFNTQQLDELKTEMSKSDIAILGAKLKFYIDESYGFPKPPYITAWNNYKKEDKIVNELYADVLEFYNSYPLSVHFNPQVKGETEFYTIDITKHLKSMLEKGNEFKDQTMYITLGNFITSVSDATTINSTNPFQNNRAYNPYRIVLHGNNTENDAKKLKLLVYYSKK; the protein is encoded by the coding sequence ATGAAAAAATTTTTGAATGTCCTTTCTGTATCTGTTGCAATGATGATTGGAATGGGAACAATGGTTTCTTGTGAAAACGAAACATTAGAATTAGATAACAATGTTATTGGAGGAGAAGCTGATGGGAATGTGAAATCGTTAGATGTATTAGCATTTAATGCAAGTTTTGATACGATTCGATCTGATAGATTTGTATTGCAAAATGGGGCTTTTGGTGTGTACAATGAACCAATTTTTGGCTCGACTGCATCAAAGTTTTATACGCAATTTAGACCTACTTCTATTGGAGACCAAGATTTTGGTACAGAGCCAAAAGTAGATTCTGTCAATCTTATCATCCCTGTTTATTACAATTCTACAAAAGATCCTATTTCTAAGGACACAATCAACTTGTCTAAACCAGGAGAGAAACCAGAAGATACAGATACAATCCAAATTACAACAAAATACGCTGTTGATTCCTTGTATGGAAAAAAGGATTTGGAGATGACGTTGAAAATTAAAGACATTAATACGGTTTTATATCGAGACTCAAAGTATTTTTCTAAATTAGATGGTTCAGAATCGCCAATAGATGCCAATTCGAGAGTAATTGGGACTGCTAAAATTGGAAAAACAGTGGTGAGTAAAGTTGTAAAACAAAAAACGGGAACAACTAATATTTCGGAAGAAGCAGTAGGTTACAAAGTCTCTTTAGATAAAGATTATTTTGACGAAAAAATCATCAAGAATGCTAAAACAGGATTGCTTTCTGATTATGCAACATTTATTCGTGAAAACATCAAAGGTTTAGAATTTTCTGTTGAAGAAACGGATGGATTTATCATCAATTTTAATCCAAATAAAATGGATTTAAAAATGTATTATTCATACAAAAATCCAACACCTAAAAAAGATACAGATAAAGAATACAAAGAACGTTTGGACGCAACCTATGATTTTGATTTCTCTAATCAGTGGAATTCAGGTACAGCGAATAACTCAAATGTAATTGCTTCTCAAATTGTAAATAATATAGCAGGTTCTACGTATTCAACAGTTCAACCAGACTCTATAAAGGGTGATGCAAGATTGTTTTTGAGTGGAATGAGTGGTAACTATGCGAAATTAAAATTCAACACCCAACAGTTAGATGAATTGAAGACAGAAATGTCGAAAAGTGATATTGCTATTCTTGGTGCCAAATTGAAATTTTATATAGATGAATCATATGGTTTTCCAAAACCACCGTATATAACTGCTTGGAATAACTACAAAAAAGAGGACAAAATTGTTAATGAATTGTATGCAGATGTTTTAGAATTTTATAATTCGTATCCACTTTCTGTACACTTTAATCCTCAAGTAAAAGGAGAAACAGAGTTTTATACAATTGATATCACAAAACATCTGAAAAGTATGTTAGAAAAAGGAAATGAATTTAAAGACCAAACAATGTACATTACATTGGGTAATTTTATCACTTCTGTTTCTGATGCGACAACTATCAATAGTACAAACCCATTCCAAAATAATAGAGCATACAATCCGTATAGAATTGTATTGCACGGGAATAACACAGAAAATGATGCTAAAAAATTAAAACTATTAGTATATTATTCAAAAAAATAA
- a CDS encoding glycogen/starch synthase: protein MEGKRILYVTTEMVPYFPENPMSSQALDLPKIMQSNGADVRIFMPRFGAINERRHQLHEVIRLSGMNMIINDLDQPLIIKVASVPGERLQVYFIDNEEYFKRKEVYGEGNDLFSDNDERSIFFAKGVLETVKKLNWKPDVVHVMGWMSSLVPLYLKKYYSDDPFFQDAKVVVSLFDNAFDGELDNGLINKLAFDKVEGEVKQYLEKPTHLGMIQASLEYADAVARGEEIIPEDVKNYINQQNIPLLDYCSKEQAKEVYNNFYLEEVMNSN from the coding sequence ATGGAAGGAAAGCGCATATTGTATGTAACAACAGAAATGGTACCTTATTTTCCTGAAAATCCGATGTCTTCTCAAGCATTAGATTTGCCAAAAATCATGCAAAGTAATGGCGCAGATGTAAGAATCTTTATGCCAAGATTTGGAGCAATTAATGAAAGAAGACACCAATTACATGAAGTAATACGACTTTCAGGTATGAACATGATTATTAATGACTTGGATCAACCCTTAATCATTAAAGTAGCATCTGTACCAGGAGAGCGACTACAAGTGTATTTTATAGATAACGAAGAATATTTTAAACGTAAAGAAGTTTATGGAGAAGGAAATGATTTGTTTTCTGATAATGATGAGCGTTCGATTTTCTTCGCAAAAGGAGTTTTAGAGACAGTAAAAAAATTAAACTGGAAACCAGACGTAGTTCACGTTATGGGATGGATGTCAAGTTTAGTACCATTGTACCTAAAGAAATATTATTCGGATGATCCATTTTTTCAAGATGCGAAAGTAGTAGTTTCACTATTTGACAATGCATTTGATGGAGAATTGGATAATGGATTAATCAATAAATTAGCCTTCGATAAAGTAGAAGGGGAAGTAAAACAATACTTAGAAAAACCGACTCATTTAGGAATGATTCAAGCTTCTTTAGAATACGCAGATGCGGTAGCGAGAGGAGAAGAGATAATTCCAGAAGATGTCAAAAACTATATCAACCAACAAAATATTCCTCTATTAGATTATTGCTCAAAAGAGCAAGCAAAAGAAGTGTACAACAACTTTTATCTTGAGGAAGTAATGAACTCTAATTAA
- the panC gene encoding pantoate--beta-alanine ligase: MVVFNEKEKLTPVIVELKNQNKTIGFIPTMGALHEGHMSLVKASKAQNDYTIVSIFVNPTQFNNPEDLAKYPRTEESDKELLMKNGCDFVYMPTVEDLYESNEGAKHYDFGTIDKVMEGSSRPGHFDGVATIVCKLFKAVQPTRAYFGEKDFQQIRIIQEMVKQENLDVEIVPMPIHRADSGLAFSSRNARLSTQQTTDAPQIFSILSKAVQLKNNGKDVAEVKEFVKNEFENSPFELEYFEITDEETLLSINHFSEAKHIRGFVVAYAGDVRLIDNIQF; this comes from the coding sequence ATGGTTGTATTTAACGAAAAGGAAAAATTAACTCCCGTAATCGTCGAGTTAAAAAACCAAAACAAAACCATCGGGTTTATCCCTACAATGGGCGCTTTGCACGAAGGGCACATGTCTTTAGTAAAAGCTTCTAAGGCTCAAAATGACTACACAATTGTAAGTATTTTTGTCAATCCAACACAATTTAATAATCCAGAAGATTTAGCAAAATATCCTCGAACTGAGGAAAGTGACAAGGAATTGTTAATGAAAAATGGTTGTGATTTTGTCTATATGCCAACAGTAGAGGATTTATACGAGTCAAATGAAGGTGCAAAACATTACGATTTCGGAACGATTGACAAAGTCATGGAAGGTTCTTCTCGTCCAGGACATTTTGATGGTGTTGCAACAATTGTTTGCAAATTATTCAAAGCCGTTCAACCAACAAGAGCATATTTTGGAGAAAAAGATTTTCAACAAATTCGTATCATTCAAGAAATGGTAAAACAAGAGAATTTGGATGTCGAAATTGTTCCAATGCCTATTCATCGTGCAGATTCTGGCTTAGCTTTTAGTTCGAGAAATGCTCGTTTATCAACACAACAAACAACAGATGCACCACAAATTTTTTCGATTTTATCTAAAGCTGTTCAACTTAAAAACAACGGAAAAGATGTAGCTGAAGTGAAAGAATTTGTTAAAAATGAATTTGAAAACTCTCCTTTCGAATTAGAATATTTCGAAATCACAGACGAAGAAACATTGTTGTCTATCAACCATTTTTCTGAAGCAAAACATATTCGAGGGTTTGTTGTTGCCTATGCAGGCGATGTTCGTTTAATTGATAATATTCAATTCTAA
- the panD gene encoding aspartate 1-decarboxylase, which yields MMVEVFHSKIHRVKVTDAKLNYIGSITIDEDLIDAANMVVGQKVQIVVQENGERFETYIIKGKRGSGEICLNGPAARKVQVGDTVIIITYAMMDFEEAKTYEPTIVFPNDNNRLD from the coding sequence ATGATGGTAGAAGTTTTTCACTCTAAAATACATAGAGTTAAGGTAACAGACGCAAAACTAAATTATATCGGAAGTATCACAATCGATGAAGATTTGATTGATGCTGCAAATATGGTAGTGGGTCAAAAAGTACAAATCGTTGTTCAAGAAAACGGTGAACGATTTGAAACTTATATTATAAAAGGGAAACGTGGAAGTGGCGAAATTTGTTTGAATGGACCTGCTGCGCGCAAAGTACAAGTTGGTGATACGGTAATCATTATTACCTACGCAATGATGGATTTTGAGGAAGCCAAAACATACGAACCAACAATTGTTTTCCCTAACGACAATAATCGTTTAGATTAA
- a CDS encoding lysylphosphatidylglycerol synthase transmembrane domain-containing protein gives MKQSLFLIIASLLALFFVVITVRQIDFERVANVLKETNYFWIFASMAISILTYWIRAARWKLLLKPMGYNTQTSSGFWAIAFAYFMNLTIPRSGEVARATSFYKMENVPFEKSFGTVVLERVIDLLFLGLFFGLTLIFNYETFMRFVELGNKEKAHQPTTEPSFLKYYIAIGIVLFGMMLVAIFWKKIIQLKFFEKIKTFLLGLWEGIKSISKLERRSLFIFYSFALWICYFLMTYLVFFAFPDTENFGIAEGLFLLIAGSFGMILPVSGGLAYPYVMSIAFSAVYLAKGGDQHEGRAIGDYFGLILYIAQVISMISFGLIAIYKIAKIRRDSTV, from the coding sequence ATGAAACAATCACTCTTCTTAATCATTGCTTCATTGTTAGCACTCTTTTTTGTGGTAATAACAGTGAGGCAAATTGATTTCGAACGAGTTGCAAACGTTTTAAAAGAGACCAATTACTTTTGGATTTTTGCATCAATGGCTATTAGTATCCTCACCTATTGGATACGTGCCGCTCGTTGGAAACTTCTTCTCAAACCAATGGGGTACAATACCCAAACTTCATCTGGTTTTTGGGCAATTGCCTTTGCTTATTTTATGAATTTAACCATTCCGAGAAGTGGCGAAGTTGCACGAGCAACAAGTTTTTATAAAATGGAAAATGTCCCTTTCGAAAAATCATTTGGTACAGTTGTTTTAGAACGCGTTATTGACCTCTTATTTTTAGGCTTATTTTTCGGATTAACACTTATTTTTAACTACGAGACCTTTATGCGTTTTGTAGAATTAGGAAACAAAGAAAAAGCACATCAACCAACAACAGAACCTTCTTTCTTAAAGTATTACATCGCGATTGGAATTGTTCTTTTTGGAATGATGTTAGTTGCCATTTTCTGGAAAAAAATTATCCAATTGAAGTTTTTCGAGAAAATTAAAACATTTCTTTTAGGACTTTGGGAAGGAATCAAATCAATCTCAAAATTAGAAAGAAGAAGTCTATTTATCTTTTATTCTTTTGCTCTTTGGATTTGTTATTTTTTGATGACCTATTTAGTTTTCTTCGCGTTTCCAGATACAGAAAACTTTGGAATTGCAGAAGGTTTATTTCTTTTAATTGCAGGTTCTTTTGGAATGATTTTGCCCGTTTCTGGCGGATTAGCTTATCCTTACGTCATGTCGATCGCATTTTCAGCAGTGTATCTTGCTAAAGGCGGCGATCAGCACGAAGGACGAGCTATTGGCGACTATTTTGGGTTAATACTTTATATAGCTCAAGTTATTTCGATGATTAGTTTTGGATTAATCGCGATTTATAAAATTGCAAAAATTCGTCGAGATTCTACTGTTTAA